The region AAATGGTTATTTTACATATTCATTTTATTCTTTTCATATACTAATGCCCAGGAGATTTCTTCTATCGAAAAAATAGCTGCTTATGGCTACTCAAAACGTTTTTCAGATTCATCTGCCAGCAAAAAAATACAGCTACAGGCTTTGGCTTTGGCCAAAAAGAAAAAAAATATCGACGATGAAGTAATTTGTTATTCCTATTTAGCTTTAACTCAAAGAAGGTTACTTCATTTAAGAGAATTTGCCCGTTATGCAGACACCGCTTTTATTTTAGCCGAAAAAACAAACAAAATAAGAGTAAAAGCTTTTGCTTCACTGGCGCAGGGAGCTTTAAAATCTTACATAGACGATAAACCACAGGCACTGGATAATCTTCTAAAATCTTATGAACTTTTTTCTAAAATAAAAGCGCACGATCAATGTGCTAAAATTGCTTCGGACATCTCGTATTTATTTTCTCCGGCTTCACCCGAAAAGGTAAAAAAGTATTCCCGAGAGGCTTTACAACATGCCGCAAAAGCTGGTGATCCCGAAAGTCAATTGTATGCCAGACTTGCTTTTGGAGGTTATTTGACTGACCAATTGGAAACCGGATTTAAAGAGGGATGGATTATAGCGCTAAACTTCTTTAAAGAAACCGTTGCATATTCAGAGAGACATGCTCACGATATCATTAGTAAAAGTAATATCGGAATCGCTTACATCAATCTGGCAGATCTTTATTCAAAAGGCCCAAAACCAATTGACGAAAGCGCAATGCTTGTAAATCTGGAAAAAGCAACTGCCATTGCGCAAAAATATAACGTCAAAATCATTTATAGAAGCGCTATTGGCTTACAAGGAATGTATTTTACCGAAAAAGGCGATTATACCAAAGCGGAATTATTATTTATTGAAGGAATTAAATACCAGCAGAGTCTTCCCTATACTGATAATTATTTACTGGCCACTTTTTACAATTGTCTCAAAGAGGTTGCTGTAAAAAGAAAAGATTACGAAGCTTATTTTGCTTATGATACTTTGTATAGTAAATACAATCAGTTAAAATATAATGAAAACACGCAGAAACTTTTGCAAAATGCAGATGCCCGTTTTGAGTCTTCCAAAAAAATAGAACGCATCAAGCAACTGGAACTCGAAAACGAACTCGAACAGCAAAATAAACTTTTGGGTTATGGAATTGCAGGCGTTTTATTGATTGGACTTGTTTTTATGTTTCGTTCTTACTATTTCAGACAGCGCTATTATCTGAAACGGGAAGAAATTTTAAAACAGGAACAAGCCAACAGCGAACTTAAAGTGCAATTAATGGAAAAAGAAACAATCGAAAATCTTGCCGCAAGACTTTCACTGGAAAGAAGATTGCTTCGTTCGCAAATGGATCCGCATTTTATTTTTAACGCTTTAGGAAATATTCAAAGTATGATTTTGCAAAAAGATACTATTCCGGCCGTTTCTTATCTGAATAAATTTGCCAAACTCACGCGTCAGATTTTGGAACAATCGAGAAAAGAAACTATTTCTCTGGAAGAAGAAATAAGTACTCTGAAAAATTATATTGAATTACAGCAACTTCGCCTTAATAATAGTTTTGAATATAAAATTGTATGCGATGAATCGGTTGAAGACGGAATATTGATTCCGCCTCTATTAATTCAGCCTTTTATAGAAAACGCTGTTGAGCACGGTTTAAAACCAAAACCAAAAGAAGAAAAAGGATTATTACTGCTTAATTTCACACAGCAGCCCGATCATAAAAATCTAATCTGTGTTATTAAAGATAACGGAATAGGATTAGCGGCTTCACGCAAACTTAAAATAAAAGAAAATCATCAATCACTGTCTACAACTATTACGGACGAAAGATTAGCCAAAATGCAAAAAGAACATCCGTTTGCCGGATTTCAGGTTCTGGAAAGAGAATCAGAAAACGGCGAAACGGGCTGTATTGTTATTATTAATATTCCAATCCTGTAAAAAATGTATAAAACTATAATTATTGAAGACGAACAGCGCATACGCGAAGCATTATCGATTATGCTTGAAATGGTCGCACAAGATCAAATTCAAATTATCGCTTACGCGGAAAGTGTTGAAGAAGCTGTAAAATTAATTGATCGCCTAAAACCTGATTTAGTTTTTATGGATATTATGCTCCAAAATGGAACCGGTTTTGACGTTTTAAAGCAGATTTCTTTTAACTCTTTCCATCTCATTTTTACAACAGCTTACGAACAGCATGCTATCAATGCATTCAAATACAGCGCAATAGATTATCTTTTAAAACCAATTGACCCTGACGAACTCAAAACGGCTATTGAACGTATTGCACTTTTACAAGAAAGAGTTTTAGAAAAACAACAATTGACCGAATTACAGCAAAATCTTTCGAAAACGCCTGACCGAATCATACTTCCAACTCAGGAAGCAATGTATGTGGTTAAACTGGAACAAATTTTAAGATGTGAAACTTCGGGTTCATATACAACTTTCTTTCTTAATGATGGAAGAAAAATAATGGTTTCCAAACCTTTAAAGAATTATGAGGATTTATTAGAACCGCCAATGTTTTTTAGAATTCATCAATCGCATTTAATCAATGTAAATTCAATTGTAAGTTATTCCCGTGAAGGAATGGTACACATGAATGATAAATCGGTTGTCCCGATTTCGAGAGGAAAAAAAGAGCAGTTTTTTAAATTAATGAAGGAAGAAAATTAATAAAATCCAAATTTCAGGTTTTTACGGTAAACAACAAACTATAAACAACAAACTATAAACAATCAACCATTATCAATCAAAATCTTCCTAATACCAATTGAAATCAGCCATAGACAAAGCAGGTATTTCAGCATTGGTTTATTGCTTCTACTTTTGAAGTAATAAACACTAAAACGATGAATAATAAAACCCTTTCTATTTTAAGCTACATCACCATTATTGGCTGGATTGTAGCATTTGTTAAAAGTAAAGATTTAACCCCAAAAAGCGATTTGGTAAGTTATCATTTAAAACAAGGTTTCGGAATTTTTTTGGTTTCATTAGTCATCAATATTGCTTTATCAATTGTGGTGAGTATAGTTCCTGCTCTGTATTTTTTAAGTTACGTTGGGTATGTAATCTTAATTTTATGGATTTTCGGAATAATCAATGCAGCAAATGAGCAAAAGAAACCAATTCCTGTAATTGGAAAAATCTTTGAGGATAAATTCAGTTTTATCAACTAATCTGACTGGCTTTTTTAGCTTACGTTTTTATTTTTTGGATGTAGAATTTGATTCTCAAAGAATCTCAGTGGTTTCCGTGGGGTCGTCACACTGAATAGTATTTGGGGATCTTTTCTATTTTAGATTGTCTATTTTCTATTCTCTATATTCTATGTTCTCCTCTAAGACAAACCTTCCAATTGCTGAAAAACTGGAATCAAAGCTTTTCCTTTTTCAGTCAGATTATATTCAATGTGAAGTGGTTTCAGTTTAATTGTTGTTTTTTCCAAAAGGCCTTCTTCTTCCAGTTCTTTTAAAGCCGTTGCTAAAGATTGTT is a window of Flavobacterium crocinum DNA encoding:
- a CDS encoding LytR/AlgR family response regulator transcription factor, producing MYKTIIIEDEQRIREALSIMLEMVAQDQIQIIAYAESVEEAVKLIDRLKPDLVFMDIMLQNGTGFDVLKQISFNSFHLIFTTAYEQHAINAFKYSAIDYLLKPIDPDELKTAIERIALLQERVLEKQQLTELQQNLSKTPDRIILPTQEAMYVVKLEQILRCETSGSYTTFFLNDGRKIMVSKPLKNYEDLLEPPMFFRIHQSHLINVNSIVSYSREGMVHMNDKSVVPISRGKKEQFFKLMKEEN
- a CDS encoding sensor histidine kinase — encoded protein: MKNSLSKWLFYIFILFFSYTNAQEISSIEKIAAYGYSKRFSDSSASKKIQLQALALAKKKKNIDDEVICYSYLALTQRRLLHLREFARYADTAFILAEKTNKIRVKAFASLAQGALKSYIDDKPQALDNLLKSYELFSKIKAHDQCAKIASDISYLFSPASPEKVKKYSREALQHAAKAGDPESQLYARLAFGGYLTDQLETGFKEGWIIALNFFKETVAYSERHAHDIISKSNIGIAYINLADLYSKGPKPIDESAMLVNLEKATAIAQKYNVKIIYRSAIGLQGMYFTEKGDYTKAELLFIEGIKYQQSLPYTDNYLLATFYNCLKEVAVKRKDYEAYFAYDTLYSKYNQLKYNENTQKLLQNADARFESSKKIERIKQLELENELEQQNKLLGYGIAGVLLIGLVFMFRSYYFRQRYYLKREEILKQEQANSELKVQLMEKETIENLAARLSLERRLLRSQMDPHFIFNALGNIQSMILQKDTIPAVSYLNKFAKLTRQILEQSRKETISLEEEISTLKNYIELQQLRLNNSFEYKIVCDESVEDGILIPPLLIQPFIENAVEHGLKPKPKEEKGLLLLNFTQQPDHKNLICVIKDNGIGLAASRKLKIKENHQSLSTTITDERLAKMQKEHPFAGFQVLERESENGETGCIVIINIPIL
- a CDS encoding winged helix-turn-helix transcriptional regulator, translating into MEEVETCPAQRLLKMLSGKWKAEIFRLAVESPLRFNALLRQIQGSNKQSLATALKELEEEGLLEKTTIKLKPLHIEYNLTEKGKALIPVFQQLEGLS
- a CDS encoding import component protein; amino-acid sequence: MNNKTLSILSYITIIGWIVAFVKSKDLTPKSDLVSYHLKQGFGIFLVSLVINIALSIVVSIVPALYFLSYVGYVILILWIFGIINAANEQKKPIPVIGKIFEDKFSFIN